A genomic window from Gossypium hirsutum isolate 1008001.06 chromosome D12, Gossypium_hirsutum_v2.1, whole genome shotgun sequence includes:
- the LOC107946525 gene encoding uncharacterized protein, which produces MNPSESVIDFNHPCYLHPSDTLGTLLVAHQLLGVENYNVWSQTMRIALLAKNKLGFMDGTCSKDMIPEEMGHQWERCNAIVLSWILNTINKELSAGIVFASSAATVWTDLSERFKKVDGSRIYFLHREITTYSQGIVSISAYFTKLRLLWDEYEALVPPSSCGCVQSRQNGTHIAQRHLFQFLMGLNESYSTVRSQILLMSPLPSVNHAYSMIMQEESHRKHSSSNIGDDLVPFSLIQMVQKKRFTGICDHCKVKRHKRETCYKLIGYPVDFKFTKNKVNSNSASAVNSVYTPDSACSNEVMDSRGSRSQAPVFTQEQYNQILHLLNKEPAVIEAATSIAGSLQWKDEGDW; this is translated from the exons ATGAATCCTTCCGAGTCTGTTATTGACTTCAATCATCCATGTTATCTTCATCCTTCAGATACTCTGGGTACTTTGTTAGTAGCCCATCAATTGCTTGGTGTCGAGAATTACAACGTCTGGAGCCAGACAATGAGAATTGCGTTGCTGGCGAAGAACAAGTTGGGGTTTATGGATGGAACTTGTTCTAAAGATATGATACCGGAGGAAATGGGTCATCAATGGGAGAGGTGCAATGCGATTGTTCTCTCGTGGATTCTGAACACCATTAATAAGGAGCTTTCTGCAGGGATTGTCTTTGCATCTAGTGCAGCGACAGTATGGACTGATCTTAGTGAACGGTTCAAAAAGGTCGACGGTTCTAGGATTTATTTCCTGCATCGTGAAATTACCACATATTCACAAGGTATTGTTTCCATATCTGCCTATTTTACCAAGTTAAGGTTGCTTTGGGACGAGTATGAGGCGCTTGTACCTCCATCTTCTTGTGGTTGTGTTCAATCTAGGCAAAATGGTACTCACATTGCACAGCGGCATTTATTTCAGTTTCTTATGGGATTAAATGAGTCATATAGTACTGTGCGTAGTCAGATTCTATTGATGAGTCCATTACCATCTGTGAATCATGCGTATTCGATGATTATGCAAGAGGAGTCGCATAGGAAGCATAGCTCGAGTAATATTGGGGATGATTTggttcctttttctttaattcagATGGTACAGAAAAAAAGATTTACTGGCATTTGTGATCACTGCAAGGTTAAAAGACATAAAAGGGAAACCTGTTACAAGTTGATCGGTTATCCTGTAGATTTTAAGTTTACAAAAAATAAGGTAAACAGTAACTCTGCCTCTGCAGTAAATAGTGTTTATACTCCTGATTCTGCTTGTAGCAATGAAGTCATGGATTCCCGTGGGTCTCGTTCACAAGCGCCAGTGTTTACACAAGAACAGTATAATCAGATTCTGCATCTGCTAAACAAGGAACCTGCTGTGATTGAAGCTGCTACCAGTATAGCAG GATCGCTCCAGTGGAAAGATGAGGGGGATTGGTAA